One genomic window of Dasypus novemcinctus isolate mDasNov1 chromosome 31, mDasNov1.1.hap2, whole genome shotgun sequence includes the following:
- the LOC139437943 gene encoding LOW QUALITY PROTEIN: ral guanine nucleotide dissociation stimulator-like (The sequence of the model RefSeq protein was modified relative to this genomic sequence to represent the inferred CDS: inserted 1 base in 1 codon; deleted 1 base in 1 codon) — translation MVSLQKVQAHHGPGQSQRWFQRKNNLTLMREESCTVWMVKAGNWEKLVEYLMPAFQEGDLMYINIFGTYQVFTTTEQVLDWLFHRYGHKHHGSSGHDICLEMKKGSLGSSVEERPFSDSAAHLPALNTLSSLLNTWLDQYPEDFLEPADSPCIKLLVVCAQLLCQLQICKCLQCKLAPIQPPVADTGAVPEADSAPLSSLLPATVFAPVLALEVDPDALPAVAPIPSSAGASAQEVEAATSRSAEQVPESGSPISTSDAPDPEPEASPAPPTWTTIHGSALSTLEVELAPSTSEAPALVLEEALVPAPPLPGWPLPEISENLPSEEKANLLAFPPELVAEQLTQMEVGLFKKVVPYHCLGAIWSQHNKKDKEHVAPTIHAIVTQFKHVTNSVITTSLGDQSMKAQDRARVVEKWIEMARECQILKNFSSXILSALESQSIHHLKKTWRMLSEIVSKENNYSQQGADHQGIEDAGGSGLRDKQAQGVWSTCTRSGKGHQACDGSRFPRAHLIQASKAPGTIVEGWRASLTSSSTLMEEISKFAILEIELKRAQKKEQQQQEREYQMITELQQPQAGCCYDSLMPNEQFGAWFGDVEQLSKKDSYHLSCELKPRSRLASKNFKDKKDKHCLEGIKPWSEE, via the exons ATGGTCTCTCTGCAGAAGGTGCAGGCCCATCATGGCCCTGGCCAGAGCCAGCGCTGGTTCCAG AGGAAGAACAACTTGACCCTCATGAGGGAGGAGAGCTGCACTGTGTGGATGGTCAAGGCAGGCAATTGGGAAAAGCTGGTGGAGTATCTCATGCCTGCCTTCCAGGAGGGTGACCTCATGTATATCAACATCTTTGGAACATACCAGGTCTTCACCACCACCGAGCAGGTCCTGGACTGGTTGTTCCACAG ATATGGACATAAGCACCATGGCAGTAGCGGGCATGACATATGCCTTGAAATGAAAAA AGGGTCCCTGGGGAGCAGCGTGGAAGAAAGGCCATTTTCTGACTCTGCTGCCCACCTACCTGCCCTCAacaccctctcctccctcctgaaCACCTGGCTGGACCAGTATCCTGAAGATTTCCTAGAACCAGCAGACTCTCCCTGCATCAAGCTGCTGGTGGTCTGTGCCCAG CTTCTTTGTCAGCTCCAGATCTGCAAATGCCTCCAGTGCAAACTGGCACCAATTCAACCACCTGTGGCAGACACAGGGGCAGTTCCAGAGGCTGATTCAGCTCCACTGTCATCTCTACTGCCAGCTACTGTGTTTGCACCAGTGCTTGCTCTGGAAGTAGATCCTGATGCATTACCTGCTGTAGCACCTATACCTTCATCAGCTGGAGCATCTGCTCAGGAGGTGGAGGCAGCTACATCACGATCAGCTGAACAAGTTCCAGAGTCTGGGTCACCCATATCAACATCAGATGCACCAGATCCAGAGCCAGAGGCAAGTCCAGCTCCACCTACCTGGACAACTATACATGGATCAGCACTATCCACTCTGGAGGTAGAGCTTGCTCCTTCAACATCAGAAGCACCAGCTTTAGTGCTTGAAGAAGCTTTGGTGCCAGCTCCACCACTGCCAGGCTGG CCCTTGCCTGAGATCTCAGAGAACCTGCCGAGTGAGGAGAAGGCTAACCTCCTGGCTTTCCCTCCTGAACTAGTGGCAGAGCAGCTGACACAGATGGAGGTG GGACTgttcaagaaggtggtgcccTATCACTGTCTGGGGGCCATCTGGTCCCAGCACAACAAAAAGGACAAGGAACATGTTGCACCCACCATCCATGCCATTGTCACCCAGTTCAAGCATGTGACCAACAGTGTCATC ACAACCAGCCTTGGGGACCAGAGCATGAAGGCTCAGgacagggccagggtggtggagaAGTGGATCGAGATGGCCAGG GAGTGCCAAATCCTCAAGAACTTTTCCT CCATCCTCTCTGCTCTTGAAAGTCAATCAATTCACCATCTTAAGAAGACATGGAGG ATGCTATCTGAAATTGTCTCAAAGGAGAACAACTACTCACAGCAGGGAGCTGATCATCAAGGTATAGAGGATGCTGGAGGGTCAGGGCTCAG AGATAAACAGGCTCAGGGAGTCTGGTCCACTTGCACAAGGTCAGGCAAAGGACATCAGGCATGTGATGGCAGCAGATTTCCACGTGCCCACTTGATCCAGGCGTCCAAGGCCCCAGGGACAATAGTTGAGGGATGGAGGGCCTCACTGACCTCATCCTCAACCCTGATGGAGGAGATCTCCAAGTTTGCCATCCTGGAGATAGAACTTAAAAGAGCCCAGAagaaggagcagcagcagcaggagagg GAATATCAGATGATCACTGAGCTCCAGCAGCCCCAGGCAGGCTGCTGTTATGACTCCCTTATGCCCAATGAGCAATTTGGGGCCTGGTTTGGAGACGTGGAGCAGCTCAGCAAGAAAGATAG CTACCACCTGTCTTGTGAGCTCAAGCCCAGATCTCGATTGGCCAGTAAGAACTTTAAGGacaaaaaggacaaacactgcCTGGAAGGCATCAAGCCTTGGAGTGAAGAGTGA